The window GGAAGCTCGGAGAGCGATCACCCTGTTCGCTCATGAGGTGATGCCGGCTGTGCGGGAGGCCACCAAATGAAAGCAGGAATCGTGGGAGTTCGCCACTGGCATGTCGGGGAGTACGTGCGCTGTCTGCAGGCCTGCGGCGCCGAGATTGTGGGAGTGGCTGACCAGGTGCTGGAAGCCGCTGAACGGTGGGCAGAAGCCCTCGGATGCCGCGCTTTTGCCACCCCATATGATTTGGTCCGAGCGACTCATCCCGACATCTTGTTCGCTCAAGGGCCCCACATCGAAATGGCAGGAATGGTCCAAGAACTTTTGAAATGGAAAGTTCCCTTTCTGATCGAAAAGCCGGCGAGCTTGGATTGGCGCCAACTGGCCGATTTGGCGCGTCGGGCAGGGGGCCTTTGGGCTGGCGTGGATCTCCCCCTGCGAGCAATGCCGTTGATCGTCCGCCTGGTGACATGGCGGGAGCAAGGGCTGCTTGGCCGGGTCAACCATTTCCACTATCGGCTGATCGCGGGGGCTCCTGAACGCTATCGGCGGTGGCAGGTGCCCTGGATGTTGGATCCAGATCAGGCCGGTGGGGGCGCGCTGATCAACTTCGGGCCCCATGGGCTTGATCTGTTGCTTCTGCTGTGGGATGACGAAGTGGCAACGGTGTATGCTCAGACGAGCCGGCGTTCCTATGGAGAACGGGTGGATGATAACACAATAATCTGCTGCGTCGGGCGAGAAGGGGCGTTAGGTGTGGTGGAGGTGAGCTATCTGAACGTCAACGACCACTACGAGCGCGGCTTGCTCCTAAGCACTGATCGGCTCTTTTTGACGGCTAGCCGGCTGAACGAGGCGACATGGCGCTGGCGATCACAAGCGGAAGAGGAGGAGCCCGCCATGTCGCCGTCGGAAAATCTCTTGGAGACCTCCAATCCACATGGAGAGGACTTCTTCTTGATCTTCGTGCAAGTGAGCCTGCAGCGTTTACAAGCAGGACAACCCCCCGTGGCCTCTCTATGGGACATGGCGGCCACTCTGCGGCTCCTGAACGCAGCACAGGAGGCTGCTCAACGTGGGCGGCCAGTGCGACTGCCTCCAGATTGGCTTAGGAGGATGAGATGATGTCCGAGCTACGACTGGGATTGGTCGGAGTGGAGAGCAGTCATGCTGTTCATTTCACCCGCTTGTTAAATTCTGGGCAAGTCGCTGGCGGAAAAGTAGTCGCCGTGTGGGGGGAGACGCCAACAGCAGGCCAAACGTTTGCCCAACAGATGGGCATTCATCGCTGCGTTTCGACCCTAGAGGAGCTCTGCCATGAGGTGGACGGGGTCTTAATCTGTGGGCGCTGGGGAGAGGATCATCTGTGGCAGGCCAAGCCGTTCCTAGAGGCCGGGCTTCCCACTTTTGTAGATAAACCTTTGGCCCATACCCTATCGGCAGCGCAAGCGATTATCGAGCTCGCGCAAGCCTATCAAGCGCCGCTTATGTCGGGTACAGCACTGCGCTTTGCTCGGGAGATGCAGGAGTTGGCCGCCAATAGGGCACGCTTGGGACGGCTGACCCTGATCGTCAGTACAGGTCCAGCTTTCGGAACGTTACCTGATCCGCGCGCCCG is drawn from Anaerolineae bacterium and contains these coding sequences:
- a CDS encoding Gfo/Idh/MocA family oxidoreductase; this translates as MKAGIVGVRHWHVGEYVRCLQACGAEIVGVADQVLEAAERWAEALGCRAFATPYDLVRATHPDILFAQGPHIEMAGMVQELLKWKVPFLIEKPASLDWRQLADLARRAGGLWAGVDLPLRAMPLIVRLVTWREQGLLGRVNHFHYRLIAGAPERYRRWQVPWMLDPDQAGGGALINFGPHGLDLLLLLWDDEVATVYAQTSRRSYGERVDDNTIICCVGREGALGVVEVSYLNVNDHYERGLLLSTDRLFLTASRLNEATWRWRSQAEEEEPAMSPSENLLETSNPHGEDFFLIFVQVSLQRLQAGQPPVASLWDMAATLRLLNAAQEAAQRGRPVRLPPDWLRRMR
- a CDS encoding Gfo/Idh/MocA family oxidoreductase; the encoded protein is MSELRLGLVGVESSHAVHFTRLLNSGQVAGGKVVAVWGETPTAGQTFAQQMGIHRCVSTLEELCHEVDGVLICGRWGEDHLWQAKPFLEAGLPTFVDKPLAHTLSAAQAIIELAQAYQAPLMSGTALRFAREMQELAANRARLGRLTLIVSTGPAFGTLPDPRARGLTFYGIHAAEVLVSLAGRGGQVVGHQVTPYGYLVSLTYPDGHMGVLHLPRSTRPYYHVAVYGAEGCHAVEITDVDGFYSGLLRSFLQMVRSRVPAVSPEDSLEALRILSVLDPQIAH